gtcgaatggtcgaacgattttgacgcgaacgcctattggcgaacgtcgcgcgacgttcgcgaacttgcggcggacgcgaacagtcgaagttcgcgcgaactagttcgccggcgaacagttcgctacatccctactgttgtgttctctgccagaattaaatctggtgtaacgtcctcatctccttcatcttcttctgccaataatggttgcgcatcactcagttcaagaaactcatgtgaaaataactcctctgactccagtgaagaaggggcgccggtggtggaggaagtgttacgtggggtggccatagcagtggaggatgaggatgttgtggtaaagttagaaacggtagaggatggggtgtgctgtgtaagccagtcaactacctcttcagcattttgggagttcagggtcattgcctttttaaaactgggcaatttcctagggccacaggatagcatagcagcatggcccctagtgcctctgcgtggcggcctgcctttgcctggcattatttttaaaacaaaaacaacaacaactcaggtggtgtttctggagacggtattattattgatatttagacagaatgtgaacaagctcacacagctaagtggcagtggtttgaaaatgaagaacacactgggcaaataatgcctacaaggtcaacgtatacactacagcagtggtggatacggaatatattattgctgcttgaaaaacgtcactcaggtggtgtttctggagacggtattattattgatatttagacagaatgtgaaaaagctcacacagctaagtggcagtggtttgaaaatgaagaacacactgggcaaataatgcctgcaaggtcaacgtatacactacagcagtggtggatacggaatatattattgctgcttgaaaaacgtcactcaggtggtgtttctggagacggtattattattgatatttagacagaatgtgaacaagctcacacagctagatggcagtggtttgaaaatgaagaacacactgggcaaataatgcctacaaggtcaacgtatacactacagcagtggtggatacggaatatattattgctgcttgaaaaacgtcactcaggtggtgtttctggagacggtattattattgatatttagacagaatgtgaaaaagctcacacagctaagtggcagtggtttgaaaatgaagaacacactgggcaaataatgcctgcaaggtcaacgtatacactacagcagtggtggatacggaatatattattgctgcttgaaaaacgtcactcaggtggtgtttctggagacggtattattattgatatttagacagaatgtgaaaaagctcacacagctaagtggcagtggtttgaaaatgaagaacacactgggcaaataatgcctgcaaggtcaacgtatacactacagcagtggtggatacggaatatattattgctgcttgaaaaacgtcactcaggtggtgtttctggagacggtattattattgatatttagacagaatgtgaaaaagctcacacagctaagtggcagtggtttgaaaatgaagaacacactgggcaaataatgcctgcaaggtcaacgtatacactacagcagtggtggatacggaatatattattgctgcttgaaaaacgtcactcaggtggtgtttctggagacggtattattattgatatttagacagaatgtgaaaaagctcacacagctaagtggcagtggtttgaaaatgaagaacacactgggcaaataatgcctgcaaggtcaacgtatacactacagcagtggtggatacggaatatattattgctgcttgaaaaacgtcactcaggtggtgtttctggagacggtattattattgatatttagacagaatgtgaacaagctcacacagctaagtggcagtggtttgaaaatgaagaacacactgggcaaataatgcctgcaaggtcaacgtatacactacagcagtggtggatacggaatatattattgctgcttgaaaaacgtcactcaggtggtgtttctggagacggtattattattgatatttagacagaatgtgaaaaagctcacacagctaagtggcagtggtttgaaaatgaagaacacactgggcaaataatgcctgcaaggtcaacgtatacactacagcagtggtggatacggaatatattattgctgcttgaaaaacgtcactcaggtggtgtttctggagacggtattattattgatatttagacagaatatgaaaaagctcacacagctaagtggcagtggtttgaaaatgaagaacacactgggcaaataatgcctgcaaggtcaacgtatacactacagcagtggtggatacggaatatattattgctgcttgaaaaacgtcactcaggtggtgtttctggagacggtattattattgatatttagacagaatgtgaacaagctcacacagctaagtggcagtggtttgaaaatgaagaacacactgggcaaataatgcctgcaaggtcaacgtatacactacagcagtggtggatacggaatatattattgctgcttgaaaaacgtcactcaggtggtgtttctggagacggtattattattgatatttagacagaatgtgaacaagctcacacagctagatggccactgggcaaataatgcctgcaagtgcactactattggtgcactactatgaagaacagcaaacagcactggacaccttaaagaacagtaagataagtaaaataaaaaaaaaattatatgtatattaaaaaaattttctcgggttggtgctgctgaactactaggagcagcacagtagcacaccagtcccactccccaacactgctagactaatagcacttggctgttaaagtagcaaagtaaaacaacaaaaaagaaaataaaagcagtccttacaaggactattgggttattacagcagtcagcagatgagatcagaagagatcagtgcccacagcaggcagctacatacagagcactgcagtagaaggtagattactagccagcaaagctaccctaaaatgtccctcaaatccctgcagatttctgtccctccaatacagagcagtatcaagtagattactagccagcaaacttactatcaactgtccctcaaagaaatcagtgaaatcagtaacagctctctccctacactagctcttgcaagcacacacaggcagaatgaaaaaacgctgcagggcttcagtttatatatggaaggggagtggtccagggggtgtgggggtggtccaggagggagagcttcctgattggctgccatgtatctgctggtctggggtgagaggtcaaaaaaaagcgccaggtaaggcaaacccaaaatggcgaacgtcgcgcgacgttcgcgaacattcggcgagcgcgaacagccgatgttcgcgcgaacaagttcgccggcgaacagtccgcgacatccctagttgccaaatatgtttttgccagtttgtacaaaagacaaaattaacTATCCCCTAaaaccttgttttacccatcattctgttcctgttgccattcctgacaggagaagagacAAGTGACAGGATAGATgctttggattattcttttgtctgctgctacaTTTAGGGTTGCGGCAGACAAGCTGatctggggagatttagtcgcctggcgactaatcgcctcttctgcgtggcgacaatctccctgaactgccttctgtctgcttgaatgaagaatcgcctgcgctaatacactcacgccgcttcgatttccgaagtcgcccgaagtttccttaatTTGCAGCGCAtacgcttattcatcaaaatgcaaagttatgtctCAGCAGACAAACGCTGGAGAAGtgtcaccagcgaaaattcgccagcgaaagaATTTCATAGCAgacttttgctagcgttactttctgcCTTGCGAATctttattaacacacacacacttaggtcaatttaaataggacGGGTACACAtaggtctttattagagatgttggtgaaattgcttgaagtggccacttatttttaaaaaagatcctctattgtcccaccctaaaacaaatgtggcatgaccttcaaagggttataaaaaatttaaaaatatatatataacaattacaactttgaggggtatatttatcaaggatcgaatttcgaatgtaaaaaaacttcgaaattcgaaagtacgatctaagtaaaatctgacgatcgaacgatttaacccttcgaatcgaacgtttcaaaggatttttaaaaaaacttcgacttctcaaaacttgcccaaaagcctcagttctaggaggtcccccataggctaaacagcaattcggcaggtttaaaggggaacagtcacccaaaaaaattattcaaaatcctattttatcacattagtttagaaaaattaactttaattacactatataaattatatgaatcttgcgtccttcagtctgggatttcaaagttatagcaagcaggcagcagccattttgtgcacactgttattaaggcaagtcttacatcagctcagaatcttgtttgtgctccagaatgggggacctgatgtccatccccatgccctggctacacaattaaatggtaaagagaacgggggaatgtggggagagcagtgacatctaagaagtgctgaatggaaagtaaaagtaattgtcaatatttgattgacagctgagatttttttaaatgagcttacagcagctatgaatgctttgataaaaaatagaaattggatttcatgtttaatttgaaaaggacttttattatacagatttttgtgtctgggtgacaggtccactttaaggtggcgaagtgtcgcagtcaaagttttttaaagagacttcgattttcgagtggtcgaattttcaattcgaatcgaagttgaagttgaatttggcctattcgacggtcgaagGACCCAATaattacttcgaaattggaatattttaattcgaaaattcactttgacctttgataaatctgccccttcgtttTAGCTAGTGACATcgacttcgtcctttagtaaatttgccccacagtctttttttaattgcagttatgttacaaaaaaaactttataactGTTAAAACGTTTTACTtgctgtatattggaaagctgcttgcggttaaattttctttcatttcagaaTTTTCCCTTGTGTTCGTTTCTACATTAATGTAAATTCTGTAAGCAGCAACAATATGTGAGGTATCCTATATATGACTTCTTTCTCTTTATGTTGAAAATAGATTCTCTGCAACGGTCTGTGTTCTGAAATGTATACAATAATTAttcttgtttttaatatattttaaaggttataaaaaccctgctttatttgtttttcctttctatTGACTCGGCAGGCAGTCCTATTCCCAGCACATTGTTACAGTGACCTCCGAGGCGTTATCAGATAATGccaaaataattaaagtttttctTGCCTTTGCCTCAGCCTGTGAAGTTAAATCCCTCCCACCTGCAGGTGTAAGTGCAGCATCAACAGCTATCAAAAGCCAATTAGTTCCCTGAGAGTGGCCGGCACAAAAGAAGGGGCTCCGGGGGTTTCTCAGGGCTCTCGACAACTATGAGCCaacactgaaattaaaaaatggcCACTTGTTTAAACATTCTGGCTCGTCTTTTTAATATCACTCATGTCAAAACCAATAATGGGGAAAActttgcacaaatttttttttttttgcagtcattTGGTAAGctattttcctgtttttctttttagccCCCAAAATCTGactgtttacattattattaaaatatgtagACATAGCTCAAAAGATATAAATTATGGTAAAAAGAATACAAACCCATGccttagggaaaaaaaacaagtataattttaaaatgatttcattatatttatttcatttctttttcaaATGATTCGTAACTTTTTAATCCAGGCactaattatgattttttttaataatcttacATTGTCTGATTTGTGCCAATTAGAGCTTACAAGGCAATTCTGTCAAAAAATGTCATTGGAATGAGTAATGGATGGCAAGGgtgattattattaaaatatcatttaatcTTTATACAAGATATACTTTCAGCATTCCATCCCACaaagtatctctctctctctctctcttttttttttttttttttttttacagtttatccACTAAAGCAGATAGATGAtacataattttaatatataaaaatacaatatcaaacaaaaaatacaaatattaacattttttatgaaGAATAGTGGAATTTAAaaccatttacagtatatttatttcacactacaggtataggatcccttatccggaaacccgatatccagaaagctccgaattacggaatggctgtctcccatagactccattttatccaaataatccaaatttttaaaaatgatttcctttttctctgtaataagaaaacattaacttgtacatgattccaacaaagatataattaatccttattggaagcaaaaccagcctattgggtttatttaatgtttaaatgaatttctagtagatttaaggcatgaagacccaaattacggaaagatccgttatccggaaaaccccaggtcccgagcattctggataacaggtcccataactgtattagtaCATAGATCTGTGTACTCTATTCAGCTCTCTTCCCCTTCATGTATTAATTTAACACTATCCCATACAAGCATCTTAATTTAAAGCTAGAATGGCGAAACATAACAGTAAAGGACACACCTGGCTTTGACTGTAGAAACATTAACACTGGCTCCATCTTCGCACAcatcctattttttattttcagagcTTTCCAGCAATTCAGTCATGAAGGATATATACACAATGGCAAGGCGTAATATTTCAATTCGGGAAAGTCTTTTTTCATAGGCAAAAGTCGGTACTTTTTTTCGTAGCACATCAAATGCTTCGTTGAGGTTAAACATCCGCTTTCGTTCTCTGATGTTGGCAGCTTGGCGCTGGACATATGTGATCACTCGTTTTCTTTTGGGGTGACCCATTGGAGAATAAATGTTGAATTCCTCTTCATATTCTGTTTCTTCCTCTTCAAATCTGGTTATGGCA
This is a stretch of genomic DNA from Xenopus laevis strain J_2021 chromosome 6S, Xenopus_laevis_v10.1, whole genome shotgun sequence. It encodes these proteins:
- the ferd3l.S gene encoding fer3-like protein; the encoded protein is MSPAQGLTLDDRFYDFPSFGERTVSFHEDVSAITRFEEEETEYEEEFNIYSPMGHPKRKRVITYVQRQAANIRERKRMFNLNEAFDVLRKKVPTFAYEKRLSRIEILRLAIVYISFMTELLESSENKK